The following are from one region of the Vitis riparia cultivar Riparia Gloire de Montpellier isolate 1030 chromosome 14, EGFV_Vit.rip_1.0, whole genome shotgun sequence genome:
- the LOC117930390 gene encoding uncharacterized protein LOC117930390 isoform X2: MTEEVVALDVSNMPASRSSRTTLSEAVVPVDAPLDMKDDMVDDTTYPDVSLGLPLDVVDDTTHVDVDAQITMPNEISPVLPLSISNEEKHVKAAQQWQNTITGVGQRFSGVHEFREALRKYAIAHQFAFRYKKNDSHRVTVKCKAEGCPWRIHASRLSTTQLICIKKMNATHTCEGAVVTTGYQATRSWVASIIMDKLKVFPNYKPKDIVNDIKQEYGIQLNYFQAWRGKEIAKEQLQGSYKEAYSQLPFFCEKIMETNPGSFATFTTKEDSSFHRLFVSFHASLYGFQQGCRPLLFLDSISLKSKYQGTLLAATAADGDDGVFPVAFSVVDAETDDNWHWFLLQLKSALPTSRPITFVADREKGLRESIAEIFQGSFHGYCLRYLTEQLLKDLKGQFSHEVKRLMVEDFYAAAYAARPESFQRSLETIKSISLEAHNWLIQSEPMNWANAFFQGARYKHMASNFGELFYSWASEAHELPITQMVDVIRGKIMELFFTRRTDSNQWMTRLTPSMEEKLEKETVKVRPLQVLLSGGNTFEVRGDTIEVVDIDHWDCSCKGWQLTGLPCCHAIAVISCIGQSPYEYCSRYFTTESYRLTYSESVHPIPNVDRPMEKDSSLVAVTVTPPPTRRPPGRPTTKRFGSQEVVKRQLQCSRCKGVGHNKSTCKELL; this comes from the exons ATGACTGAAGAAGTTGTTGCCCTCGATGTCTCGAACATGCCTGCCAGTAG GTCAAGCAGAACAACTTTGTCAGAAGCAGTGGTTCCAGTTGATGCCCCTCTTGATATGAAGGATGATATGGTGGATGACACAACATATCCTGATGTCTCCCTTGGTTTACCACTTGATGTTGTAGATGATACTACCCACGTTGATGTTGATGCCCAAATTACTATGCCAAATGAAATTTCTCCTGTTCTTCCTCTTTCTATTTCCAATGAGGAGAAGCATGTGAAAGCTGCACAGCAATGGCAAAACACTATTACAGGTGTTGGCCAAAGATTCAGTGGTGTTCATGAATTCCGTGAAGCATTGCGTAAATATGCCATTGCGCATCAGTTTGCTTTTAGGTACAAGAAAAATGATAGTCATCGTGTAACTGTTAAGTGCAAAGCAGAAGGTTGTCCGTGGAGAATCCATGCATCAAGGTTGTCAACAACTCAATTAATTtgtattaagaaaatgaatgcAACACATACATGTGAAGGGGCTGTTGTAACAACAGGATATCAGGCAACAAGGAGTTGGGTGGCAAGTATAATCATGGATAAGTTGAAAGTTTTCCCAAATTACAAGCCCAAAGATATCGTCAATGATATCAAACAGGAATATGGGATTCAACTTAATTACTTTCAGGCATGGCGGGGAAAGGAGATAGCCAAGGAGCAGCTCCAAGGATCCTATAAAGAGGCATACAGTCAATTGCCCTTTTTCTGTGAGAAGATAATGGAGACAAATCCAGGTAGTTTTGCTACTTTCACCACTAAGGAAGACTCAAGCTTTCATCGTCTCTTTGTCTCATTTCACGCATCACTGTATGGTTTCCAACAAGGTTGCCGACCTCTCCTTTTCCTTGATAGCATATCCTTAAAGTCAAAGTACCAGGGCACATTGTTGGCTGCAACAGCTGCAGATGGGGATGATGGTGTTTTTCCTGTTGCTTTTTCTGTAGTAGATGCAGAAACTGATGATAACTGGCATTGGTTTTTACTACAACTGAAATCTGCATTGCCAACATCTCGACCTATTACATTTGTGGCAGATAGAGAGAAGGGGTTAAGGGAGTCAATTGCTGAGATATTTCAGGGTTCATTCCATGGCTACTGCTTACGCTACCTTACTGAACAACTTTTGAAGGACTTGAAGGGGCAGTTTTCTCATGAGGTGAAGCGTCTCATGGTTGAGGATTTTTATGCTGCTGCTTATGCGGCCAGGCCTGAAAGCTTCCAAAGGAGCCTTGAAACCATCAAAAGTATTTCACTGGAAGCTCACAATTGGCTCATACAAAGTGAGCCCATGAACTGGGCAAATGCATTCTTTCAGGGTGCAAGATATAAGCATATGGCATCAAACTTCGGAGAGCTGTTCTACAGTTGGGCTTCAGAGGCACATGAATTACCAATAACACAGATGGTTGATGTGATACGGGGTAAGATTATGGAGTTGTTTTTTACCCGGCGAACAGATTCCAACCAATGGATGACAAGGCTAACTCCATCTATGGAGGAAAAGTTAGAAAAAGAAACCGTGAAAGTTCGTCCCCTGCAAGTGTTACTCTCAGGGGGTAACACTTTTGAGGTTCGTGGTGACACCATTGAAGTTGTTGATATTGACCACTGGGATTGTAGTTGCAAAGGGTGGCAACTTACTGGTTTACCATGCTGCCATGCAATCGCTGTTATTAGTTGCATTGGCCAGAGCCCATATGAGTATTGTTCCAGATACTTTACTACTGAGAGCTACAGATTAACATATTCAGAGTCAGTACATCCTATTCCAAATGTAGACAGGCCTATGGAGAAAGATTCTTCTCTGGTTGCTGTAACTGTAACCCCACCTCCCACCCGTCGTCCTCCTGGTCGGCCCACTACTAAGCGTTTTGGGTCACAGGAGGTAGTCAAACGTCAACTCCAGTGCAGTAGATGCAAGGGTGTAGGACACAACAAATCGACTTGCAAAGAATTACTGTAG
- the LOC117930390 gene encoding uncharacterized protein LOC117930390 isoform X1 has protein sequence MAGKKIIAICQSGGEFEADKDGSLSYRGGDAHAIDIDDQMKFNEFKVEVAEMFNCSISTMSIKYFLPKNKKTLITISNDKDLKRMIKFHVDSVTVDIYVMTEEVVALDVSNMPASRSSRTTLSEAVVPVDAPLDMKDDMVDDTTYPDVSLGLPLDVVDDTTHVDVDAQITMPNEISPVLPLSISNEEKHVKAAQQWQNTITGVGQRFSGVHEFREALRKYAIAHQFAFRYKKNDSHRVTVKCKAEGCPWRIHASRLSTTQLICIKKMNATHTCEGAVVTTGYQATRSWVASIIMDKLKVFPNYKPKDIVNDIKQEYGIQLNYFQAWRGKEIAKEQLQGSYKEAYSQLPFFCEKIMETNPGSFATFTTKEDSSFHRLFVSFHASLYGFQQGCRPLLFLDSISLKSKYQGTLLAATAADGDDGVFPVAFSVVDAETDDNWHWFLLQLKSALPTSRPITFVADREKGLRESIAEIFQGSFHGYCLRYLTEQLLKDLKGQFSHEVKRLMVEDFYAAAYAARPESFQRSLETIKSISLEAHNWLIQSEPMNWANAFFQGARYKHMASNFGELFYSWASEAHELPITQMVDVIRGKIMELFFTRRTDSNQWMTRLTPSMEEKLEKETVKVRPLQVLLSGGNTFEVRGDTIEVVDIDHWDCSCKGWQLTGLPCCHAIAVISCIGQSPYEYCSRYFTTESYRLTYSESVHPIPNVDRPMEKDSSLVAVTVTPPPTRRPPGRPTTKRFGSQEVVKRQLQCSRCKGVGHNKSTCKELL, from the exons ATGGCGGGGAAGAAAATTATTGCCATATGCCAGTCAGGTGGCGAATTTGAGGCTGATAAAGATGGTTCGTTGTCATACCGAGGGGGAGATGCTCATGCCATAGATATTGATGATCAAATGAAGTTCAATGAATTCAAGGTGGAGGTAGCTGAAATGTTTAATTGTAGCATTAGTACCATGTCTATCAaatacttccttcccaaaaacAAGAAGACTCTCATTACAATCTCTAATGACAAGGACCTTAAACGTATGATAAAGTTCCACGTGGATTCTGTCACAGTTGATATATATGTTATGACTGAAGAAGTTGTTGCCCTCGATGTCTCGAACATGCCTGCCAGTAG GTCAAGCAGAACAACTTTGTCAGAAGCAGTGGTTCCAGTTGATGCCCCTCTTGATATGAAGGATGATATGGTGGATGACACAACATATCCTGATGTCTCCCTTGGTTTACCACTTGATGTTGTAGATGATACTACCCACGTTGATGTTGATGCCCAAATTACTATGCCAAATGAAATTTCTCCTGTTCTTCCTCTTTCTATTTCCAATGAGGAGAAGCATGTGAAAGCTGCACAGCAATGGCAAAACACTATTACAGGTGTTGGCCAAAGATTCAGTGGTGTTCATGAATTCCGTGAAGCATTGCGTAAATATGCCATTGCGCATCAGTTTGCTTTTAGGTACAAGAAAAATGATAGTCATCGTGTAACTGTTAAGTGCAAAGCAGAAGGTTGTCCGTGGAGAATCCATGCATCAAGGTTGTCAACAACTCAATTAATTtgtattaagaaaatgaatgcAACACATACATGTGAAGGGGCTGTTGTAACAACAGGATATCAGGCAACAAGGAGTTGGGTGGCAAGTATAATCATGGATAAGTTGAAAGTTTTCCCAAATTACAAGCCCAAAGATATCGTCAATGATATCAAACAGGAATATGGGATTCAACTTAATTACTTTCAGGCATGGCGGGGAAAGGAGATAGCCAAGGAGCAGCTCCAAGGATCCTATAAAGAGGCATACAGTCAATTGCCCTTTTTCTGTGAGAAGATAATGGAGACAAATCCAGGTAGTTTTGCTACTTTCACCACTAAGGAAGACTCAAGCTTTCATCGTCTCTTTGTCTCATTTCACGCATCACTGTATGGTTTCCAACAAGGTTGCCGACCTCTCCTTTTCCTTGATAGCATATCCTTAAAGTCAAAGTACCAGGGCACATTGTTGGCTGCAACAGCTGCAGATGGGGATGATGGTGTTTTTCCTGTTGCTTTTTCTGTAGTAGATGCAGAAACTGATGATAACTGGCATTGGTTTTTACTACAACTGAAATCTGCATTGCCAACATCTCGACCTATTACATTTGTGGCAGATAGAGAGAAGGGGTTAAGGGAGTCAATTGCTGAGATATTTCAGGGTTCATTCCATGGCTACTGCTTACGCTACCTTACTGAACAACTTTTGAAGGACTTGAAGGGGCAGTTTTCTCATGAGGTGAAGCGTCTCATGGTTGAGGATTTTTATGCTGCTGCTTATGCGGCCAGGCCTGAAAGCTTCCAAAGGAGCCTTGAAACCATCAAAAGTATTTCACTGGAAGCTCACAATTGGCTCATACAAAGTGAGCCCATGAACTGGGCAAATGCATTCTTTCAGGGTGCAAGATATAAGCATATGGCATCAAACTTCGGAGAGCTGTTCTACAGTTGGGCTTCAGAGGCACATGAATTACCAATAACACAGATGGTTGATGTGATACGGGGTAAGATTATGGAGTTGTTTTTTACCCGGCGAACAGATTCCAACCAATGGATGACAAGGCTAACTCCATCTATGGAGGAAAAGTTAGAAAAAGAAACCGTGAAAGTTCGTCCCCTGCAAGTGTTACTCTCAGGGGGTAACACTTTTGAGGTTCGTGGTGACACCATTGAAGTTGTTGATATTGACCACTGGGATTGTAGTTGCAAAGGGTGGCAACTTACTGGTTTACCATGCTGCCATGCAATCGCTGTTATTAGTTGCATTGGCCAGAGCCCATATGAGTATTGTTCCAGATACTTTACTACTGAGAGCTACAGATTAACATATTCAGAGTCAGTACATCCTATTCCAAATGTAGACAGGCCTATGGAGAAAGATTCTTCTCTGGTTGCTGTAACTGTAACCCCACCTCCCACCCGTCGTCCTCCTGGTCGGCCCACTACTAAGCGTTTTGGGTCACAGGAGGTAGTCAAACGTCAACTCCAGTGCAGTAGATGCAAGGGTGTAGGACACAACAAATCGACTTGCAAAGAATTACTGTAG
- the LOC117930393 gene encoding uncharacterized protein LOC117930393, with product MKLSITTPECGGCSLTDRWLLHHVRHRGIYRRLCTSCVLKLHPGLFCPICFEFYDPPPSPHLRSLCQKCPSISHQHCVASHSDSIVCPPCLNPTFSFFDPARTPKDAQNPQSDRRYIDLNSAKVVACAARISFLTMRKAAVASRGESERRVKEAAFAKKRARESLQHVESNAAKEKARSVVVDAKDKIGKGNCIVGGVGVILAERDRYPNDDRDDGLDNSCEVSANLEDKERMTGFRAQSISNGVSMSTDDKERGRVIAGSGMGRPSLQNSASVNEKERSGALAHYNGLEDKANKTVPFVEGHFHHLQGRNSSQ from the coding sequence ATGAAGCTATCCATCACAACCCCCGAGTGCGGCGGCTGCAGTCTCACGGACCGCTGGTTACTCCACCACGTCCGCCACCGCGGCATCTACAGGCGCCTCTGCACCTCCTGCGTCCTCAAACTCCATCCGGGCTTATTCTGCCCCATCTGCTTCGAATTCTACGACCCTCCTCCCTCTCCCCACCTCCGCTCCCTTTGCCAGAAATGCCCTTCCATCTCTCACCAGCATTGCGTCGCCTCCCATTCTGATTCCATCGTCTGTCCTCCATGCCTAAACCCTACTTTCTCCTTCTTCGATCCCGCCCGCACACCCAAAGATGCCCAAAACCCCCAATCCGATCGCCGCTACATCGATCTAAACTCCGCCAAGGTCGTTGCTTGCGCTGCTAGGATTTCGTTTCTGACCATGAGGAAGGCGGCGGTTGCCTCCAGGGGTGAATCGGAGAGGAGAGTGAAAGAAGCGGCCTTCGCCAAGAAGAGAGCGAGGGAGTCTCTGCAACACGTTGAGTCTAATGCAGCCAAGGAGAAGGCGAGGTCCGTTGTTGTAGACGCCAAGGACAAGATTGGTAAAGGAAATTGCATTGTGGGTGGCGTGGGAGTGATCTTGGCTGAGCGTGATCGTTATCCCAATGACGATAGAGACGATGGGCTGGATAATTCTTGTGAGGTTTCTGCTAATTTGGAAGACAAAGAGAGAATGACAGGATTTAGGGCACAAAGCATATCGAATGGTGTTTCTATGAGCACTGACGACAAGGAGAGGGGAAGAGTGATTGCTGGCTCGGGCATGGGACGGCCATCTCTGCAAAACAGTGCTAGTGTGAATGAGAAAGAGAGATCAGGGGCTTTAGCTCATTACAACGGATTGGAGGATAAGGCAAACAAGACAGTTCCTTTTGTGGAAGGGCATTTCCACCATTTGCAAGGCAGAAATAGTTCACAATGA